A section of the Pan paniscus chromosome 11, NHGRI_mPanPan1-v2.0_pri, whole genome shotgun sequence genome encodes:
- the LOC100996206 gene encoding interferon omega-1, with protein sequence MALLFPLLAALVMTSYSPVGSLGCDLPQNHGLLSRNTLVLLHQMRRISPFLCLKDRRDFRFPQEMVKGSQLQKAQVMSFLHEMLQQIFSLFHTERSSAAWNMTLLDQLHTGLHQQLQHLETCLLQVMGEGESAGAISSPALTLRRYFQGIRVYLKEKKYSDCAWEVVRMEIMKSLFLSTNMQERLRSKDRDLGSSRNDSH encoded by the coding sequence ATGGCCCTCCTGTTCCCTCTACTGGCAGCCCTAGTGATGACCAGCTATAGCCCTGTTGGATCTCTgggctgtgatctgcctcagaACCATGGCCTACTTAGCAGGAACACCTTGGTACTTCTGCACCAAATGAGGAGAATCTCCCCTTTCTTGTGTCTCAAGGACAGAAGAGATTTCAGGTTCCCCCAGGAGATGGTAAAAGGGAGCCAGTTGCAGAAGGCCCAGGTCATGTCTTTCCTCCATGAGATGCTGCAGCAGATCTTCAGCCTCTTCCACACAGAGCGCTCCTCTGCTGCCTGGAACATGACCCTCCTAGACCAACTCCACACTGGACTTCATCAGCAACTGCAACACCTGGAGACCTGCTTGCTGCAGGTAATGGGAGAAGGAGAATCTGCTGGGGCAATTAGCAGCCCTGCACTGACCTTGAGGAGGTACTTCCAGGGAATCCGTGTCTacctgaaagagaagaaatacagCGACTGTGCCTGGGAAGTTGTCAGAATGGAAATCATGAAATCCTTGTTCTTATCAACAAACATGCAAGAAAGACTGAGAAGTAAAGATAGAGACCTGGGCTCATCTCGAAATGATTCTCATTGA